In a single window of the Rhodamnia argentea isolate NSW1041297 chromosome 2, ASM2092103v1, whole genome shotgun sequence genome:
- the LOC115732133 gene encoding protein FATTY ACID EXPORT 5 — protein MHDFCLTIPYGLLLVIGGLIGYFKKKSVASLAGGVGTGFLLLVAGYVSLKAFEKRKNSYVALILETVCAAVLTFIMGQRYLQTSKIMPAGILAGISALMTGFYIYKIATGGNHFAAKPE, from the exons atgCACGATTTCTGCTTGACGATCCCGTACGGTCTCCTCCTGGTGATCGGAGGACTCATCGGATACTTCAAGAAGAAGAGCGTCGCCTCCCTCGCCGGCGGCGTCGGCACcggcttcctcctcctcgtcgccGGCTATGTGAGCCTCAAGGCCTTCGAGAAGAGGAAGAACTCCTACGTCGCTCTCATTCTCGAGACCG TTTGTGCTGCCGTGCTTACCTTCATCATGGGACAGCGCTACCTCCAGACATCTAAAATCATGCCAGCGGGTATTCTTGCTGGAATAAG TGCTCTGATGACCGGGTTTTATATCTACAAAATTGCGACCGGAGGCAACCATTTCGCAGCCAAGCCTGAGTGA
- the LOC125313697 gene encoding uncharacterized protein LOC125313697: MLSGDEKGLYCDQLVVILETPQKLLILEDLIAVLTIFSEEEICEDSLASKLLRWLAASVIHEMISDRSTYADTTYSERSDLKMLNSLLQFVKETSRGRSRNASGAGKALAAAILYLQQLLGTDCRVLPSVVSALCLLLYDFCDVAVTESDLLLDGTPVASQLSKISCPLEANLAWRWSFHQPWKNFCRRGQIWRGWMNTMHVRPCYS, from the exons ATGCTGTCTGGAGACGAAAAGGGTCTCTACTGTGATCAATTGGTGGTGATATTAGAG ACTCCACAGAAATTGCTCATCCTGGAGGATCTCATAGCCGTTTTAACAATCTTCTCAGAGGAAGAAATATGTGAAGATTCTTTGGCATCAAAGCTTCTTCGTTGGTTGGCGGCATCTGTAATTCATGAGATGATCTCTGATAGATCCACATATGCGGATACAACATATTCAGAAAGATCTGATCTGAAAATGCTCAATTCGTTGTTACAATTTGTCAAAGAAACAAGCAGAGGAAGAAGCCGAAATGCATCTGGAGCTGGAAAGGCATTAGCTGCTGCGATTTTGTACCTTCAACAGCTTCTGGGCACGGATTGCCGAGTGCTTCCATCTGTTGTGTCTGCACTTTGCCTTCTACTGTACGATTTCTGCGATGTTGCAG TTACCGAATCAGATCTCTTGCTCGATGGCACTCCTGTGGCATCACAACTGTCGAAGATAAGCTGCCCTCTTGAAGCTAATCTTGCTTGGAGATG GTCGTTTCATCAGCCATGGAAGAACTTCTGTCGGAGAGGACAGATTTGGAGAGGCTGGATGAATACCATGCATGTCAGACCCTGCTACTCGTGA
- the LOC115731792 gene encoding polyadenylate-binding protein RBP45C-like isoform X1: MMQQPVPGAVPDQQQYQQQQQQWMMMQQAQPVPPPVGWTPQPVPPPVSAQALAAGSAEIKSLWIGDLQPHMDESYLLNCFAHSGEVLSAKVIRNKQTGLPEGYGFIEFMTRAAAERILQTYNGTLMPSSDQNFRLNWATLGPGERRQDEGPDYTIFVGDLAADVTDHTLQETFRAHYQSVKGAKIVIDRTTGRSKGYGFVRFSDETEQLRAMTEMNGMYCSSRPMRIGPAANKKPIATQQYQSASYQNSQGNQGENDPNNTTIFVGGLDPSVSDDLLRQVFSQYGELHHVKIPPGKRCGFVQFTSRACAEQALLMLNGTQLGGQSIRLSWGRSPSNKQAQPEQAQWNGGGYYGYPQGYEAYGYAPPAQDPSMFYGGYAGYNYQQPVTYQQPQQ, from the exons ATGATGCAGCAGCCAGTTCCGGGAGCCGTCCCCGACCAGCAGCAgtaccagcagcagcagcagcaatggATGATGATGCAACAGGCCCAGCCGGTCCCTCCGCCGGTGGGTTGGACCCCGCAGCCGGTCCCGCCGCCCGTGTCGGCCCAGGCGCTGGCCGCTGGATCCGCCGAGATCAAGTCGCTTTGGATCGGCGACTTGCAGCCTCACATGGATGAGAGCTATCTCCTCAACTGCTTCGCCCACTCTGGAGAG GTTCTTTCGGCTAAGGTGATTAGAAATAAGCAGACTGGTCTGCCCGAGGGTTATGGTTTCATTGAATTTATGACCCGCGCTGCAGCAGAGAGGATTTTGCAGACGTACAATGGCACATTGATGCCAAGTTCTGACCAGAATTTTCGGTTAAACTGGGCTACACTTGGTCCTGGGGAGAGGCGTCAAGATGAAGGTCCTGACTATACAATCTTTGTTGGAGATCTGGCTGCTGATGTAACAGATCACACACTGCAGGAGACATTTAGAGCTCACTACCAATCTGTGAAAGGTGCCAAAATAGTTATCGACAGGACAACTGGCCGTTCTAAGGGCTATGGGTTTGTTAGGTTTAGCGATGAAACTGAACAGTTGCGGGCCATGACTGAAATGAATGGCATGTATTGTTCTTCACGCCCCATGAGGATTGGGCCTGCTGCTAACAAGAAGCCTATTGCTACTCAGCAATATCAGAGTG CATCTTACCAGAACAGTCAAGGAAACCAAGGGGAGAATGATCCAAATAATACAACT ATATTTGTCGGTGGTCTGGATCCAAGTGTATCAGATGACCTTTTGAGGCAGGTATTCAGTCAGTATGGAGAGTTGCATCATGTGAAAATTCCACCTGGCAAACGTTGTGGTTTTGTTCAATTCACAAGCAG AGCTTGTGCTGAGCAAGCCTTGTTGATGTTGAATGGAACCCAGTTGGGAGGACAAAGCATTAGACTCTCATGGGGGCGGAGTCCTTCGAACAAGCAG GCTCAGCCAGAGCAGGCGCAGTGGAATGGTGGAGGATATTATGGATATCCACAGGGATATGAAGCGTATGGATATGCCCCCCCTGCCCAGGACCCTAGCATGTTCTATGGAGGCTATGCTGGGTATAATTATCAGCAGCCCGTAACCTACCAGCAGCCACAGCAG TGA
- the LOC115731792 gene encoding polyadenylate-binding protein RBP45C-like isoform X2 yields the protein MMQQPVPGAVPDQQQYQQQQQQWMMMQQAQPVPPPVGWTPQPVPPPVSAQALAAGSAEIKSLWIGDLQPHMDESYLLNCFAHSGEVLSAKVIRNKQTGLPEGYGFIEFMTRAAAERILQTYNGTLMPSSDQNFRLNWATLGPGERRQDEGPDYTIFVGDLAADVTDHTLQETFRAHYQSVKGAKIVIDRTTGRSKGYGFVRFSDETEQLRAMTEMNGMYCSSRPMRIGPAANKKPIATQQYQSASYQNSQGNQGENDPNNTTIFVGGLDPSVSDDLLRQVFSQYGELHHVKIPPGKRCGFVQFTSRACAEQALLMLNGTQLGGQSIRLSWGRSPSNKQPEQAQWNGGGYYGYPQGYEAYGYAPPAQDPSMFYGGYAGYNYQQPVTYQQPQQ from the exons ATGATGCAGCAGCCAGTTCCGGGAGCCGTCCCCGACCAGCAGCAgtaccagcagcagcagcagcaatggATGATGATGCAACAGGCCCAGCCGGTCCCTCCGCCGGTGGGTTGGACCCCGCAGCCGGTCCCGCCGCCCGTGTCGGCCCAGGCGCTGGCCGCTGGATCCGCCGAGATCAAGTCGCTTTGGATCGGCGACTTGCAGCCTCACATGGATGAGAGCTATCTCCTCAACTGCTTCGCCCACTCTGGAGAG GTTCTTTCGGCTAAGGTGATTAGAAATAAGCAGACTGGTCTGCCCGAGGGTTATGGTTTCATTGAATTTATGACCCGCGCTGCAGCAGAGAGGATTTTGCAGACGTACAATGGCACATTGATGCCAAGTTCTGACCAGAATTTTCGGTTAAACTGGGCTACACTTGGTCCTGGGGAGAGGCGTCAAGATGAAGGTCCTGACTATACAATCTTTGTTGGAGATCTGGCTGCTGATGTAACAGATCACACACTGCAGGAGACATTTAGAGCTCACTACCAATCTGTGAAAGGTGCCAAAATAGTTATCGACAGGACAACTGGCCGTTCTAAGGGCTATGGGTTTGTTAGGTTTAGCGATGAAACTGAACAGTTGCGGGCCATGACTGAAATGAATGGCATGTATTGTTCTTCACGCCCCATGAGGATTGGGCCTGCTGCTAACAAGAAGCCTATTGCTACTCAGCAATATCAGAGTG CATCTTACCAGAACAGTCAAGGAAACCAAGGGGAGAATGATCCAAATAATACAACT ATATTTGTCGGTGGTCTGGATCCAAGTGTATCAGATGACCTTTTGAGGCAGGTATTCAGTCAGTATGGAGAGTTGCATCATGTGAAAATTCCACCTGGCAAACGTTGTGGTTTTGTTCAATTCACAAGCAG AGCTTGTGCTGAGCAAGCCTTGTTGATGTTGAATGGAACCCAGTTGGGAGGACAAAGCATTAGACTCTCATGGGGGCGGAGTCCTTCGAACAAGCAG CCAGAGCAGGCGCAGTGGAATGGTGGAGGATATTATGGATATCCACAGGGATATGAAGCGTATGGATATGCCCCCCCTGCCCAGGACCCTAGCATGTTCTATGGAGGCTATGCTGGGTATAATTATCAGCAGCCCGTAACCTACCAGCAGCCACAGCAG TGA
- the LOC115731577 gene encoding uncharacterized protein LOC115731577 isoform X1: MLEIDKMNQASQVINSDASASAPLKRKRGRPRKYPMPDESPIFAEHARALRDQNIDRGSKIHVPPAYKFVNGNQPRQVDAANSSNNISIGQLVSGVVEAAFDGGYLLAVRVGNSDTTLRGVVFKPGRYVPVSAENDVAPNIQMIKRNEIPLQSESYIQMQVSGPRSRERNGTTSLVASPPGSAALKGRQVAPGTAQPIRPVTLRGNVVPVVLQPLSTSANGLPVPNQASSASIQDHIASLGKHVAPVSVQTFSPLNGSSSKKEVPGSVAHVQSETAIDTQHPNGALREVETKSTGTPGMPFENLMTEVMKRIHEPSQVEADQNESSKSGDKSGSTPDDEDSDDDQPLFIEPLQAVQPNINPHLNAMPPHLDSSRTGKMTELLQALQENAMKSEMPGDRSFKNN, translated from the exons ATGCTGGAAATTGACAAGATGAACCAAGCCAGTCAAGTAATCAACTCCGATGCCTCAGCCAGTGCCCCTTTGAAACGCAAACGTGGTCGTCCACGAAAGTATCCCATGCCAGATGAAAGCCCAATCTTTGCAGAGCATGCCCGTGCTCTGAGGGATCAAAACATTGATCGTGGATCTAAAATCCATGTCCCTCCTGCGTATAAATTTGTGAATGGAAACCAACCCCGGCAAGTAGATGCAGCCAACAGCTCAAACAACATCTCAATAGGACAGTTGGTTTCTGGTGTCGTCGAAGCAGCATTTGATGGTGGTTATCTCCTTGCGGTTAGGGTTGGCAACTCTGATACTACTTTAAGGGGTGTTGTGTTCAAGCCCGGGCGATATGTACCTGTTTCTGCAGAAAACGATGTGGCACCAAACATCCAAATGATCAAAAGAAATGAGATTCCTCTTCAGAGTGAGAGTTATATACAGATGCAGGTCTCTGGCCCTCGTTCTAGAGAGAGGAATGGAACCACCAGTCTCGTGGCATCACCTCCTGGCTCAGCTGCCTTGAAAGGTAGGCAGGTAGCTCCAGGTACAGCTCAGCCTATTCGTCCGGTGACATTGAGAGGCAATGTGGTGCCCGTGGTACTTCAACCTCTCAGTACTTCTGCAAATGGTTTGCCTGTTCCCAATCAAGCTTCTTCGGCttcaatccaagatcatataGCTTCATTAGGTAAGCACGTGGCACCGGTTTCTGTCCAAACCTTCTCTCCTTTAAATGGATCTTCATCCAAAAAAGAAGTACCAGGAAGTGTGGCACATGTCCAAAGTGAAACTGCTATTGATACTCAACACCCAAATGGGGCGTTGCGTGAGGTAGAAACCAAGTCAACAGGGACTCCTGGTATGCCTTTTGAGAATCTAATGACAGAGGTCATGAAGAGAATTCATGAACCTTCACAAGTAGAGGCCGATCAAAACGAGAGCAGCAAGTCAGGTGATAAATCTGGCAGTACTCCAGATGACGAGGATAGTGATGATGATCAGCCTCTTTTCATCGAGCCTTTACAAGCCGTGCAACCCAATATCAACCCGCACCTAAACGCCATGCCTCCACATCTGGACAGCAGCAGAACTGGCAAAATGACCGAGCTGTTGCAG GCTTTGCAGGAAAATGCAATGAAGAGCGAGATGCCTGGAGATCGATCTTTCAAGAACAATTGA
- the LOC115731577 gene encoding uncharacterized protein LOC115731577 isoform X2 → MLEIDKMNQASQVINSDASASAPLKRKRGRPRKYPMPDESPIFAEHARALRDQNIDRGSKIHVPPAYKFVNGNQPRQVDAANSSNNISIGQLVSGVVEAAFDGGYLLAVRVGNSDTTLRGVVFKPGRYVPVSAENDVAPNIQMIKRNEIPLQSESYIQMQVSGPRSRERNGTTSLVASPPGSAALKGRQVAPGTAQPIRPVTLRGNVVPVVLQPLSTSANGLPVPNQASSASIQDHIASLGKHVAPVSVQTFSPLNGSSSKKEVPGSVAHVQSETAIDTQHPNGALREVETKSTGTPGMPFENLMTEVMKRIHEPSQVEADQNESSKSGDKSGSTPDDEDSDDDQPLFIEPLQAVQPNINPHLNAMPPHLDSSRTGKMTELLQENAMKSEMPGDRSFKNN, encoded by the exons ATGCTGGAAATTGACAAGATGAACCAAGCCAGTCAAGTAATCAACTCCGATGCCTCAGCCAGTGCCCCTTTGAAACGCAAACGTGGTCGTCCACGAAAGTATCCCATGCCAGATGAAAGCCCAATCTTTGCAGAGCATGCCCGTGCTCTGAGGGATCAAAACATTGATCGTGGATCTAAAATCCATGTCCCTCCTGCGTATAAATTTGTGAATGGAAACCAACCCCGGCAAGTAGATGCAGCCAACAGCTCAAACAACATCTCAATAGGACAGTTGGTTTCTGGTGTCGTCGAAGCAGCATTTGATGGTGGTTATCTCCTTGCGGTTAGGGTTGGCAACTCTGATACTACTTTAAGGGGTGTTGTGTTCAAGCCCGGGCGATATGTACCTGTTTCTGCAGAAAACGATGTGGCACCAAACATCCAAATGATCAAAAGAAATGAGATTCCTCTTCAGAGTGAGAGTTATATACAGATGCAGGTCTCTGGCCCTCGTTCTAGAGAGAGGAATGGAACCACCAGTCTCGTGGCATCACCTCCTGGCTCAGCTGCCTTGAAAGGTAGGCAGGTAGCTCCAGGTACAGCTCAGCCTATTCGTCCGGTGACATTGAGAGGCAATGTGGTGCCCGTGGTACTTCAACCTCTCAGTACTTCTGCAAATGGTTTGCCTGTTCCCAATCAAGCTTCTTCGGCttcaatccaagatcatataGCTTCATTAGGTAAGCACGTGGCACCGGTTTCTGTCCAAACCTTCTCTCCTTTAAATGGATCTTCATCCAAAAAAGAAGTACCAGGAAGTGTGGCACATGTCCAAAGTGAAACTGCTATTGATACTCAACACCCAAATGGGGCGTTGCGTGAGGTAGAAACCAAGTCAACAGGGACTCCTGGTATGCCTTTTGAGAATCTAATGACAGAGGTCATGAAGAGAATTCATGAACCTTCACAAGTAGAGGCCGATCAAAACGAGAGCAGCAAGTCAGGTGATAAATCTGGCAGTACTCCAGATGACGAGGATAGTGATGATGATCAGCCTCTTTTCATCGAGCCTTTACAAGCCGTGCAACCCAATATCAACCCGCACCTAAACGCCATGCCTCCACATCTGGACAGCAGCAGAACTGGCAAAATGACCGAGCTGTTGCAG GAAAATGCAATGAAGAGCGAGATGCCTGGAGATCGATCTTTCAAGAACAATTGA
- the LOC115739670 gene encoding 1-acyl-sn-glycerol-3-phosphate acyltransferase-like isoform X2, translated as MLELMNKPFLTLALFPHHFRTPQKSLGTSAMESSGASSFLRNRKLESLLNAGSIETFGVSSKASAKEEVGYRPRTDGYVDDDGWLSELISWIRIAMCFLSMMVTTFVWALIMVVLIPWPYERTRQGNIYGHVTGRLLMWILGNPIEFEGLEYADEKAIYICNHASPIDIFLIMWLTPTGTIGIAKKEIIWYPLFGQLYVLANHLRIDRSNPTAAIESMKEAAHAVVKNNLSLIIFPEGTRSKNGRLLPFKKGFVHLALQARRSIVPIVLTGTHLAWRKGGLHVRPAPLTVKFLPPIKTDEWTADHIDEYVEMVHDMYAKHLPGSQRPRASNTVARNNSVS; from the exons ATGTTAGAACTGATGAATAAACCTTTTTTGACG CTTGCACTTTTTCCACATCATTTCAGAACGCCCCAAAAGAGCCTTGGCACTTCGGCCATGGAAAGTAGTGGCGCCAGCTCTTTCCTGAGGAATAGAAAGCTGGAGAGCTTGTTGAATGCGGGCTCCATAGAAACTTTTGGAGTTTCGTCGAAAGCCTCGGCGAAAGAAGAGGTGGGATATCGGCCAAGGACTGATGGATATGTTGACGACGATGGGTGGCTTTCCGAGTTGATATCGTGGATAAGAATAGCGATGTGCTTCTTGTCGATGATGGTTACAACCTTCGTATGGGCATTGATCATGGTTGTTCTGATCCCATGGCCATACGAAAGAACAAGGCAGGGAAATATTTATGGGCACGTCACTGGTAGACTGCTG ATGTGGATCTTGGGAAATCCTATAGAGTTTGAAGGGTTGGAATATGCTGATGAGAAGGCCATCTATATTTGCAATCATGCATCTCCAATTGATATTTTCCTTATAATGTGGTTGACTCCAACAGGCACTATTGGTATTGCGAAAAAGGAG ATTATCTGGTACCCCCTGTTTGGACAGCTTTATGTATTGGCCAACCATCTCCGCATAGATCGCTCAAACCCCACTGCAGCCATCGAGTCGATGAAGGAG GCAGCTCATGCCGTGGTTAAAAACAATCTGTCTCTGATCATATTCCCTGAGGGCACCCGGTCAAAGAATGGACGGCTGCTTCCTTTTAAGAAG GGTTTTGTACACTTGGCCTTGCAAGCACGGCGATCGATAGTGCCTATAGTCTTGACCGGGACCCATCTAGCATGGAGAAAGGGCGGTTTACACGTTCGACCCGCACCTCTTACTGTAAAGTTCCTTCCCCCGATCAAAACTGATGAGTGGACTGCTGATCATATTGATGAGTATGTGGAAATGGTCCATGACATGTATGCGAAACACCTTCCTGGGTCGCAGAGGCCTCGTGCATCGAATACTGTTGCTAGGAACAATTCAGTTTCCTAG
- the LOC115739670 gene encoding 1-acyl-sn-glycerol-3-phosphate acyltransferase-like isoform X1, whose amino-acid sequence MLELMNKPFLTSQLALFPHHFRTPQKSLGTSAMESSGASSFLRNRKLESLLNAGSIETFGVSSKASAKEEVGYRPRTDGYVDDDGWLSELISWIRIAMCFLSMMVTTFVWALIMVVLIPWPYERTRQGNIYGHVTGRLLMWILGNPIEFEGLEYADEKAIYICNHASPIDIFLIMWLTPTGTIGIAKKEIIWYPLFGQLYVLANHLRIDRSNPTAAIESMKEAAHAVVKNNLSLIIFPEGTRSKNGRLLPFKKGFVHLALQARRSIVPIVLTGTHLAWRKGGLHVRPAPLTVKFLPPIKTDEWTADHIDEYVEMVHDMYAKHLPGSQRPRASNTVARNNSVS is encoded by the exons ATGTTAGAACTGATGAATAAACCTTTTTTGACG TCACAGCTTGCACTTTTTCCACATCATTTCAGAACGCCCCAAAAGAGCCTTGGCACTTCGGCCATGGAAAGTAGTGGCGCCAGCTCTTTCCTGAGGAATAGAAAGCTGGAGAGCTTGTTGAATGCGGGCTCCATAGAAACTTTTGGAGTTTCGTCGAAAGCCTCGGCGAAAGAAGAGGTGGGATATCGGCCAAGGACTGATGGATATGTTGACGACGATGGGTGGCTTTCCGAGTTGATATCGTGGATAAGAATAGCGATGTGCTTCTTGTCGATGATGGTTACAACCTTCGTATGGGCATTGATCATGGTTGTTCTGATCCCATGGCCATACGAAAGAACAAGGCAGGGAAATATTTATGGGCACGTCACTGGTAGACTGCTG ATGTGGATCTTGGGAAATCCTATAGAGTTTGAAGGGTTGGAATATGCTGATGAGAAGGCCATCTATATTTGCAATCATGCATCTCCAATTGATATTTTCCTTATAATGTGGTTGACTCCAACAGGCACTATTGGTATTGCGAAAAAGGAG ATTATCTGGTACCCCCTGTTTGGACAGCTTTATGTATTGGCCAACCATCTCCGCATAGATCGCTCAAACCCCACTGCAGCCATCGAGTCGATGAAGGAG GCAGCTCATGCCGTGGTTAAAAACAATCTGTCTCTGATCATATTCCCTGAGGGCACCCGGTCAAAGAATGGACGGCTGCTTCCTTTTAAGAAG GGTTTTGTACACTTGGCCTTGCAAGCACGGCGATCGATAGTGCCTATAGTCTTGACCGGGACCCATCTAGCATGGAGAAAGGGCGGTTTACACGTTCGACCCGCACCTCTTACTGTAAAGTTCCTTCCCCCGATCAAAACTGATGAGTGGACTGCTGATCATATTGATGAGTATGTGGAAATGGTCCATGACATGTATGCGAAACACCTTCCTGGGTCGCAGAGGCCTCGTGCATCGAATACTGTTGCTAGGAACAATTCAGTTTCCTAG
- the LOC115739670 gene encoding 1-acyl-sn-glycerol-3-phosphate acyltransferase-like isoform X3, whose amino-acid sequence MESSGASSFLRNRKLESLLNAGSIETFGVSSKASAKEEVGYRPRTDGYVDDDGWLSELISWIRIAMCFLSMMVTTFVWALIMVVLIPWPYERTRQGNIYGHVTGRLLMWILGNPIEFEGLEYADEKAIYICNHASPIDIFLIMWLTPTGTIGIAKKEIIWYPLFGQLYVLANHLRIDRSNPTAAIESMKEAAHAVVKNNLSLIIFPEGTRSKNGRLLPFKKGFVHLALQARRSIVPIVLTGTHLAWRKGGLHVRPAPLTVKFLPPIKTDEWTADHIDEYVEMVHDMYAKHLPGSQRPRASNTVARNNSVS is encoded by the exons ATGGAAAGTAGTGGCGCCAGCTCTTTCCTGAGGAATAGAAAGCTGGAGAGCTTGTTGAATGCGGGCTCCATAGAAACTTTTGGAGTTTCGTCGAAAGCCTCGGCGAAAGAAGAGGTGGGATATCGGCCAAGGACTGATGGATATGTTGACGACGATGGGTGGCTTTCCGAGTTGATATCGTGGATAAGAATAGCGATGTGCTTCTTGTCGATGATGGTTACAACCTTCGTATGGGCATTGATCATGGTTGTTCTGATCCCATGGCCATACGAAAGAACAAGGCAGGGAAATATTTATGGGCACGTCACTGGTAGACTGCTG ATGTGGATCTTGGGAAATCCTATAGAGTTTGAAGGGTTGGAATATGCTGATGAGAAGGCCATCTATATTTGCAATCATGCATCTCCAATTGATATTTTCCTTATAATGTGGTTGACTCCAACAGGCACTATTGGTATTGCGAAAAAGGAG ATTATCTGGTACCCCCTGTTTGGACAGCTTTATGTATTGGCCAACCATCTCCGCATAGATCGCTCAAACCCCACTGCAGCCATCGAGTCGATGAAGGAG GCAGCTCATGCCGTGGTTAAAAACAATCTGTCTCTGATCATATTCCCTGAGGGCACCCGGTCAAAGAATGGACGGCTGCTTCCTTTTAAGAAG GGTTTTGTACACTTGGCCTTGCAAGCACGGCGATCGATAGTGCCTATAGTCTTGACCGGGACCCATCTAGCATGGAGAAAGGGCGGTTTACACGTTCGACCCGCACCTCTTACTGTAAAGTTCCTTCCCCCGATCAAAACTGATGAGTGGACTGCTGATCATATTGATGAGTATGTGGAAATGGTCCATGACATGTATGCGAAACACCTTCCTGGGTCGCAGAGGCCTCGTGCATCGAATACTGTTGCTAGGAACAATTCAGTTTCCTAG